Proteins co-encoded in one Halococcoides cellulosivorans genomic window:
- a CDS encoding PHP domain-containing protein — protein MFTLDLHTHSRFFHGFESRPTAFDPVGARLIDAVARGHGLDGVALTNHDYNPDLSFDGIVTIPGIEISTTQGHVLVIGADPPTATDPGAMTPEAVIDLAAERDCATIIAHPFRDSTVRGVDAPFDAVELNGKHPRNRAFVERIAREREIPIVGGSDAHYPVEVGRAYTAVDADELTPASVVAAIRDGRVEARISEWPPHDLLRRVYRRLHRSKGVLETPTWDSEHTDRTASDGTSGPNSR, from the coding sequence ATGTTCACACTCGATCTCCACACGCATTCGCGGTTCTTTCACGGGTTCGAGAGCCGCCCGACGGCGTTCGACCCCGTGGGAGCGCGGCTCATCGACGCCGTCGCACGGGGCCACGGCCTCGACGGCGTCGCGCTCACGAATCACGATTACAATCCCGATCTGTCCTTCGACGGCATCGTCACCATCCCCGGGATCGAGATCTCGACGACGCAGGGGCACGTCCTCGTGATCGGGGCGGACCCGCCGACAGCCACCGATCCCGGGGCGATGACCCCCGAGGCAGTGATCGATCTGGCGGCCGAGCGCGACTGTGCGACGATCATCGCCCACCCGTTTCGGGACAGCACCGTTCGGGGCGTCGACGCGCCGTTCGACGCCGTCGAACTCAACGGCAAACACCCACGAAACCGAGCGTTCGTCGAGCGGATCGCCCGCGAGCGCGAGATTCCGATCGTCGGGGGCAGCGACGCCCACTACCCCGTCGAGGTCGGACGCGCCTACACCGCCGTCGACGCCGACGAACTGACGCCCGCATCGGTCGTCGCCGCGATCCGCGACGGCCGGGTCGAGGCCCGGATCTCGGAGTGGCCACCACACGACCTGCTCCGCCGGGTGTATCGCCGCCTCCACCGATCGAAAGGCGTTCTGGAGACGCCGACGTGGGACAGCGAGCACACCGACCGGACAGCCAGCGACGGCACATCTGGCCCCAACAGTCGCTAA
- a CDS encoding four-helix bundle copper-binding protein, producing the protein MALSESGSSSDHLNDDERDCIDLCTEAATLCEWCADECLGDAEMEDCARLCRDVADIASLHARLLARNSTSSSQIATICADLSETCAEECAQHDADHCQACAELLPEAAESCRQMATP; encoded by the coding sequence ATGGCTCTCTCAGAAAGTGGGTCGTCGTCAGACCACCTGAACGACGACGAACGCGACTGTATCGACCTGTGTACCGAGGCCGCCACGCTCTGTGAGTGGTGTGCGGACGAATGTCTGGGTGACGCCGAGATGGAAGACTGTGCGCGCCTCTGTCGGGACGTGGCTGACATCGCATCGCTGCACGCTCGACTTCTGGCGCGAAACTCCACGTCGAGTTCACAGATCGCGACGATCTGTGCCGACCTCTCTGAGACGTGTGCCGAAGAGTGTGCCCAACACGACGCCGACCACTGCCAGGCCTGTGCGGAACTCCTCCCGGAGGCCGCCGAGAGCTGTCGGCAGATGGCCACTCCCTGA
- a CDS encoding helix-turn-helix domain-containing protein — MIAEFDIDTTVMDAAFDRSPQMEASLLQQTASASNGLDVVMDVVDEEFSSFESGLDADDTVTDWVRLSGADDWRRYRVTLTEQGRRLMTHPRWADESAVFLDGTRTRDCWRFRIQFPDENSFQRYVEYCDEHPVTFRPTRLSRTDPATASERFGLTPGQRQLLSDAQERGFFEVPRECTLEELAVDAPVSHQALSERLRRGMGSLVESTLR, encoded by the coding sequence ATGATCGCAGAATTCGACATCGACACGACCGTGATGGATGCAGCGTTCGATAGATCGCCCCAGATGGAGGCCTCGTTGCTCCAGCAGACGGCGAGTGCGTCGAACGGTCTCGACGTCGTCATGGACGTCGTCGACGAGGAGTTTTCCTCGTTCGAGTCGGGCCTGGACGCCGACGACACCGTCACCGACTGGGTCCGACTGTCCGGGGCCGACGACTGGCGTCGCTATCGCGTCACGCTGACCGAACAGGGACGGCGGCTCATGACCCACCCCCGGTGGGCCGACGAGAGCGCGGTGTTTCTCGACGGCACCAGAACCCGTGATTGCTGGCGGTTTCGCATCCAGTTTCCCGACGAGAACAGCTTCCAGCGCTACGTCGAGTACTGTGACGAACACCCCGTCACCTTTCGGCCCACACGACTGTCTCGGACGGACCCCGCGACGGCATCCGAACGGTTCGGGCTGACGCCGGGCCAGCGACAGCTCCTGAGCGACGCCCAGGAGCGAGGCTTTTTCGAGGTCCCCCGGGAGTGTACGCTCGAAGAACTGGCCGTCGACGCGCCGGTCAGCCACCAGGCGCTCTCCGAACGACTCCGGCGGGGGATGGGCTCGCTCGTCGAGTCGACGCTTCGGTGA
- a CDS encoding pyridoxamine 5'-phosphate oxidase family protein, with the protein MGDAVPPNAEKLLESEPLVGHLATSTDDRPHVAPVWYCYEDGTLDITTTGQKLADVRANPRVAFSVQRSEDGIPEWQVTLRGTATVVEDPETTRERNRSINEKYGVDPDAYAENTLVRIDVGSASYETF; encoded by the coding sequence ATGGGAGACGCCGTGCCCCCGAACGCCGAGAAACTGCTGGAGAGCGAACCGCTCGTCGGCCACCTGGCGACGAGCACCGACGATCGACCCCACGTCGCGCCGGTGTGGTACTGCTACGAGGACGGAACGCTCGACATCACGACGACCGGGCAGAAACTGGCCGACGTCCGGGCGAACCCGCGGGTCGCGTTTTCGGTTCAGAGATCCGAGGACGGCATTCCCGAGTGGCAGGTCACCCTCCGAGGCACGGCGACCGTCGTCGAAGACCCGGAGACGACTCGTGAACGGAATCGGTCGATCAACGAGAAGTACGGCGTCGATCCGGACGCCTACGCGGAGAACACGCTCGTCCGCATCGATGTCGGGTCCGCGAGCTACGAGACGTTCTGA
- a CDS encoding sulfatase family protein, whose protein sequence is MTDPQPNIVLIHCHDLGRYLGCYDYDVDTPAIESLADSGALFTEHYGTAPQCSPSRGSLMTGRYPHVNGLVGLAHGAWELDDGERILPHYLQDAGYETHMFGLQHITQDTDRLRYDRIHSEGNLYPGVSPVVHESNRARTVASVVSEWLESGAFDTPFFASVGFFELHRSQEADGRFGFDPDRYEKHDPDRIRPLPYLPDRRGIRTDLAEMHGMVTAIDDGVGEIVATLEDTGLDEETLVVFTTEHGIAFPRAKGSCYDAGLEVALILRYPGLADGGETYDELTSNVDVLPTLLELVGIDRPDAIDGRSFLSVLTDDEYTEREQVFAEMTWHDVYNPVRAIRTDQYKYIRSFWYLPKVYLTADVFASEAGREVREKYGAPGRPYEELYDLQETPQEDENVVHEPRYQDVRCDLSRRLKDWMVETNDPLLDGPVVPDDFDVIQRWPHEQE, encoded by the coding sequence ATGACAGACCCCCAGCCGAACATCGTACTCATTCACTGTCACGACCTGGGGCGGTATCTGGGGTGTTACGACTACGACGTCGACACGCCGGCGATCGAGTCGCTCGCGGACTCGGGGGCGCTGTTCACGGAGCACTACGGGACCGCGCCCCAGTGTTCGCCCAGCCGAGGGAGTCTGATGACCGGCCGGTACCCCCACGTCAACGGCCTCGTCGGCCTCGCCCACGGCGCGTGGGAACTCGACGATGGCGAGCGCATCCTGCCACACTACCTCCAGGACGCCGGCTACGAGACCCACATGTTCGGACTCCAGCACATCACCCAGGACACCGACCGACTCCGCTACGACCGGATCCACTCGGAGGGCAACCTCTATCCCGGCGTCTCGCCCGTCGTCCACGAGTCCAACCGGGCGCGGACCGTCGCGTCGGTGGTCTCGGAGTGGCTGGAAAGCGGGGCGTTCGACACGCCGTTTTTCGCCTCGGTCGGGTTTTTCGAACTCCACCGCTCCCAGGAGGCCGACGGCCGCTTCGGGTTCGACCCGGACCGATACGAGAAACACGACCCCGACCGGATCCGGCCGCTGCCCTACCTGCCGGACCGGCGCGGGATCCGCACCGACCTCGCGGAGATGCACGGGATGGTCACCGCCATCGACGACGGGGTCGGGGAGATCGTCGCGACGCTCGAAGACACCGGCCTCGACGAGGAGACGCTGGTCGTGTTCACGACCGAACACGGCATCGCCTTCCCGCGCGCGAAAGGGAGTTGCTACGACGCGGGCCTCGAAGTCGCGCTCATCCTCCGCTATCCGGGCCTCGCAGACGGGGGTGAGACCTACGACGAACTGACGAGCAACGTCGACGTGTTGCCGACGCTCCTCGAACTCGTCGGGATCGACCGTCCCGACGCGATCGACGGCCGGAGTTTTCTCTCCGTACTGACCGACGACGAGTACACAGAGCGCGAGCAGGTGTTCGCTGAGATGACCTGGCACGACGTGTACAACCCCGTCCGGGCGATCCGGACAGACCAGTACAAGTACATCCGGAGTTTCTGGTATCTCCCGAAGGTGTACCTCACGGCGGACGTGTTCGCGAGCGAGGCCGGACGCGAAGTCCGCGAGAAATACGGCGCTCCGGGCCGGCCCTACGAGGAACTGTACGACCTCCAGGAGACGCCCCAGGAAGACGAGAACGTCGTCCACGAACCCCGGTATCAGGACGTGCGCTGCGATCTCTCCCGACGGCTCAAAGACTGGATGGTCGAGACCAACGATCCGCTACTCGACGGGCCGGTCGTCCCCGACGACTTCGACGTGATCCAGCGCTGGCCCCACGAGCAGGAGTGA
- a CDS encoding glycoside hydrolase family 15 protein, translating into MTTDGYTPISAYGLIGNLETAALVGADGSIDWCCLPYLQSPSVFGALLDVENGGHFRIQPAEPFESSQRYEARTNVLRTDFETDAGSARLTDFMPILSADPAAPFAQPWVFRKVECTDGRVPLDVDFRPRFDYARGRTTVESLNGEIVARGNGEHLSLSTDAALQTDGVSASGVDRLEAGDVRWHTVQYGQRKRPESVDPETLLARVREYWHNWTHDCRTVATGACPFEGPHHALVERSELVLKLLMHHRTGAIAAAPTTSLPELIGGTRNWDYRFSWIRDAAFTIQALNKLGHTRESRDYFDWCLDVIHTESETFQPFQPMFGLHGDTEITEETLDHLSGYRGSAPVRIGNAARNQLQLDVFGELVHALYETCQYGETITETSWETISDVVEYVCTLWDKRDAGMWEVRSDPEQFVHSKVMCWVALDRGIEIARAHDFDAPIGHWASVRSDVREAVIEQGFSDATNSFGRSFESPELLDAAALRIPLVGFLPIDDDRVQGTIDAIRDRLTTEEGLVYRYEGRDGIAGGEGAFLLCSFWLVDCLAMSGDLREAEALFETIVEYASPLGLFSEEVIPQTGELLGNYPQAFSHLGLINSVLYLQAGEEGVPKPDLDGVSSHPPSAT; encoded by the coding sequence ATGACCACCGACGGGTACACACCGATCAGCGCGTACGGCCTCATCGGCAACCTCGAAACGGCCGCGCTGGTGGGTGCAGACGGCTCGATCGACTGGTGTTGTCTGCCCTATCTCCAGTCACCGAGCGTGTTCGGCGCACTCCTGGACGTCGAGAACGGCGGGCACTTCCGGATCCAGCCCGCCGAGCCCTTCGAGAGCTCCCAGCGCTACGAAGCACGGACGAACGTCTTGCGGACCGACTTCGAGACCGACGCCGGCAGTGCCCGCTTGACGGATTTCATGCCGATTCTCAGCGCCGACCCGGCCGCGCCGTTCGCCCAGCCGTGGGTGTTCCGCAAGGTCGAGTGCACCGACGGGCGCGTTCCCCTCGACGTCGACTTTCGCCCGCGATTCGACTACGCGCGCGGCCGGACGACCGTCGAGTCCCTGAACGGCGAAATCGTCGCCCGGGGCAACGGCGAGCATCTGTCGCTGTCGACCGACGCCGCCCTCCAGACCGACGGCGTCAGCGCGAGCGGGGTCGACCGCCTGGAGGCCGGCGACGTCCGCTGGCATACCGTCCAGTACGGCCAGCGCAAGCGCCCCGAATCCGTCGATCCGGAGACGCTGCTCGCGCGCGTCCGCGAGTACTGGCACAACTGGACGCACGACTGTCGGACGGTGGCGACCGGAGCCTGTCCGTTCGAGGGGCCCCATCACGCGCTCGTCGAGCGATCGGAACTCGTCCTCAAGTTGCTCATGCACCACCGGACCGGGGCGATCGCCGCCGCCCCGACGACGTCGCTGCCCGAACTGATCGGTGGGACGCGCAACTGGGACTACCGGTTCAGCTGGATTCGCGACGCCGCATTCACCATCCAGGCGCTCAACAAACTGGGCCACACCCGCGAATCGCGCGACTACTTCGACTGGTGTCTGGACGTGATCCACACCGAATCCGAGACGTTCCAGCCGTTCCAGCCGATGTTCGGCCTCCACGGCGACACCGAGATCACCGAGGAGACGCTCGATCACCTCTCGGGCTACCGGGGGTCGGCGCCCGTCAGGATCGGGAACGCCGCCCGCAATCAGTTGCAACTCGACGTGTTCGGTGAACTCGTCCACGCGCTGTACGAAACCTGCCAGTACGGCGAGACGATCACGGAGACGAGTTGGGAGACGATCAGTGACGTCGTCGAGTACGTCTGCACGCTCTGGGACAAACGTGACGCGGGAATGTGGGAGGTCCGCAGCGACCCCGAACAGTTCGTCCACTCGAAGGTGATGTGCTGGGTCGCTCTGGACCGGGGGATCGAGATAGCCCGCGCCCACGACTTCGACGCGCCGATCGGACACTGGGCGTCGGTGCGATCGGACGTCCGTGAGGCCGTCATCGAACAGGGGTTCAGCGACGCGACGAACAGTTTCGGCCGGTCGTTCGAGTCCCCGGAGTTGCTGGACGCGGCGGCACTCCGGATCCCGCTGGTCGGCTTCCTCCCGATCGACGACGACCGCGTCCAGGGGACGATCGACGCGATTCGCGACCGCCTGACCACCGAGGAGGGCCTGGTCTATCGCTACGAGGGCCGGGACGGAATCGCGGGCGGCGAAGGAGCGTTCCTGCTCTGTTCGTTCTGGCTCGTCGACTGTCTCGCGATGTCGGGCGACCTCCGGGAGGCCGAAGCGCTGTTCGAGACCATCGTCGAGTATGCCAGTCCGCTCGGCCTCTTCTCGGAGGAAGTCATCCCCCAGACCGGGGAACTGCTCGGGAACTACCCGCAGGCGTTCAGCCACCTGGGGCTGATCAACAGCGTGCTCTACCTCCAGGCGGGCGAGGAGGGCGTCCCCAAGCCAGACCTCGACGGCGTCTCCTCGCACCCTCCGTCCGCGACGTAG
- a CDS encoding ATP-binding protein: protein MDQFVNRLDELDRLETLYESDAAELAIIYGRRQIGKSELVRRSIADRDDAVYYQAVQGTATTQLRRFVEAAATTYPDITAVKEEWEPLLTYLTDRDAVTVIDEFPYLVESNEGLPSVIQHQWDTAVDESQAALVLTGSAIGMMHTHVLDGGAPLYGRVSQTPNGRLELTQLPFRSIQEFVPTYDPEERVFVYGVFGGTPRYLSPLDPSESFGANVTRLLCDPDGPLHDEPETVLQMELNEVNTYFSVLESIASGNRSRNEIAQGAGIESTNTSYYFDQLETLQIIEKHHPALTDPARSKRTRYRIRDPVFRFYFRYLYGREGQYDLYGENAYADLIEPELPDFVSETFESLCHQAVSALYADYQLTAPPHQWWYKGQEIDVVAPTDESTLIAGEAKFTTTPLGYGVLADLEDDVKHIDWTPPEGDDPTYEFALFSRSGFKCSVEEAADERDDLRLFDLSDIVAVLEREISH, encoded by the coding sequence ATGGATCAGTTCGTCAATCGTCTCGATGAGCTCGATCGATTGGAGACGCTCTACGAGAGTGATGCCGCAGAACTCGCAATCATCTATGGGCGTCGCCAGATCGGGAAGAGCGAACTCGTCCGCCGATCGATTGCCGACCGCGACGATGCCGTGTACTATCAGGCAGTCCAAGGAACAGCGACGACACAGCTCAGGCGATTCGTCGAGGCGGCAGCGACGACCTATCCAGACATCACGGCCGTCAAAGAGGAATGGGAACCGCTCCTGACGTACCTCACCGACAGAGACGCAGTCACCGTCATCGACGAATTCCCGTACCTCGTCGAATCGAACGAGGGGCTTCCATCGGTCATTCAACACCAGTGGGATACAGCCGTCGACGAGAGTCAGGCAGCGCTCGTCCTCACAGGCTCTGCAATCGGCATGATGCATACCCACGTTCTCGATGGCGGTGCGCCGCTCTATGGCCGGGTGTCCCAGACACCGAACGGCCGCCTCGAACTCACCCAATTGCCGTTTCGCTCCATCCAGGAGTTCGTACCGACGTACGATCCCGAAGAACGGGTGTTCGTCTATGGCGTCTTCGGCGGCACACCCCGATATCTGAGCCCGCTCGACCCATCAGAGAGCTTCGGAGCGAACGTGACGCGGCTTCTCTGTGACCCTGATGGCCCACTCCACGACGAGCCCGAAACCGTCCTTCAGATGGAGCTCAACGAAGTGAACACGTATTTTTCGGTCCTAGAGTCGATAGCAAGCGGGAACCGTAGTCGAAACGAGATCGCCCAGGGGGCGGGCATCGAGAGCACAAATACGTCGTATTACTTCGACCAGTTGGAAACGCTCCAGATCATCGAAAAGCATCATCCGGCACTCACCGATCCGGCGCGCAGCAAACGAACTCGATACCGGATTCGAGACCCCGTATTCCGGTTTTACTTCCGATATCTCTACGGCCGCGAGGGGCAATACGACCTCTACGGCGAGAACGCCTACGCGGATCTCATCGAGCCAGAATTACCCGACTTCGTCAGCGAAACGTTCGAATCGCTCTGTCACCAGGCGGTGTCAGCACTCTATGCAGACTACCAGCTCACAGCACCACCACACCAATGGTGGTACAAGGGCCAGGAGATAGACGTCGTCGCACCGACTGACGAGTCGACGCTGATCGCTGGTGAAGCGAAATTTACCACCACTCCCCTCGGCTATGGCGTGCTCGCAGACCTCGAAGACGACGTGAAGCACATCGATTGGACACCCCCAGAGGGTGACGACCCGACGTACGAGTTCGCCTTGTTCAGCCGGTCTGGGTTCAAATGCTCCGTCGAGGAAGCTGCAGACGAGCGGGACGATCTGCGTCTCTTCGATCTCTCCGACATCGTTGCCGTTCTCGAACGTGAAATCAGCCATTGA
- a CDS encoding sulfatase — MAAPPNIVLFVTDTTRVDDAYDDSVAPTLAALGDRGLRATNAFATAPWTLPSHASILTGTVPSKHGAHADHEFLDDALPTLPGLLSEAGYETQCVSNNTWLAAESGFERGFDDFHHMWQLLQSSTSLSELVDVTDEDRLHTVASTLFEGNPLVNTTNALYRLYRDHRGDDGAERTTRWIRDWVADRSAERPFFLLANYIEPHLDYRPPRRLAAAHLPEDIGYEEAIAVSQAPWGYLAGHVSMSDRDFRALRGLYRAEIAHIDEQIAAVRAALADAGELENTVFVVVADHGENLGDHGLMDHQYCLYDSLVHVPLVISGGAFEGWGDLHEFVSLADIVPTLLDAAGVEAPDARAGFQGRSIHPTADADPRAFVVSEYRGPVPSIDALEHHVGDLPASVYDLDRSLRAIRTAEYKLVRGSDGTTELYDVATDPDEQRDVAASNPRVVRRLERRLDDWLSAFDHADPDGSVAIGGQRKARLEQLGYLQ, encoded by the coding sequence ATGGCTGCACCGCCGAACATCGTGCTGTTCGTCACGGACACGACGCGCGTCGACGACGCGTACGACGACTCGGTCGCCCCGACACTCGCCGCGCTCGGGGATCGGGGACTGCGCGCGACGAACGCGTTCGCCACCGCGCCGTGGACACTCCCCTCACACGCGTCGATTCTGACCGGCACCGTCCCCTCGAAACACGGCGCGCACGCCGACCACGAGTTCCTCGACGACGCGCTTCCGACGCTCCCCGGACTCCTCTCGGAGGCGGGCTACGAGACGCAGTGTGTCTCGAACAACACCTGGCTGGCCGCCGAATCGGGGTTCGAACGGGGGTTCGACGACTTTCATCACATGTGGCAACTCCTCCAGTCGTCGACCTCGTTGAGCGAACTCGTCGACGTGACCGACGAGGACCGACTGCACACCGTCGCCAGCACACTGTTCGAGGGGAATCCCCTCGTCAACACCACGAACGCACTGTATCGCCTGTACCGGGACCACCGCGGCGACGACGGCGCGGAGCGAACCACCCGGTGGATTCGCGACTGGGTGGCCGACCGGTCGGCCGAGCGCCCCTTCTTCTTGCTCGCGAACTACATCGAACCCCACCTCGACTATCGCCCGCCCCGGCGACTCGCGGCGGCCCACCTCCCCGAGGACATCGGGTACGAGGAGGCGATCGCGGTCTCCCAGGCGCCCTGGGGGTATCTCGCCGGCCACGTGTCGATGTCCGATCGAGACTTTCGCGCCTTGCGCGGACTGTATCGCGCCGAGATCGCCCACATCGACGAACAGATCGCGGCGGTCAGGGCGGCACTCGCCGACGCCGGCGAACTCGAAAACACCGTCTTCGTCGTCGTCGCCGACCACGGCGAGAACCTCGGCGATCACGGGCTGATGGACCACCAGTACTGTCTCTATGATTCGCTCGTTCACGTCCCGCTCGTGATCAGCGGCGGCGCGTTCGAGGGGTGGGGCGACCTGCATGAGTTCGTGAGTCTGGCCGACATCGTGCCGACGCTGCTCGACGCGGCCGGTGTCGAGGCCCCCGACGCGCGGGCGGGATTTCAGGGCCGCTCCATCCACCCGACCGCCGACGCCGACCCCCGCGCATTCGTCGTCAGCGAGTATCGGGGCCCCGTCCCGTCGATCGACGCGCTCGAACACCACGTCGGAGACCTGCCCGCGTCGGTCTACGATCTCGACCGGTCGTTGCGAGCGATTCGGACCGCCGAGTACAAACTCGTCCGGGGGTCGGACGGGACGACGGAACTGTACGACGTCGCGACCGATCCCGACGAACAGCGCGACGTCGCGGCGTCGAATCCGCGCGTCGTCCGCAGATTAGAGCGCCGCCTCGACGACTGGCTGTCCGCGTTCGATCACGCCGACCCCGACGGCTCGGTCGCGATCGGTGGCCAGCGAAAGGCGCGGCTCGAACAGCTTGGATACTTGCAGTGA
- the otsB gene encoding trehalose-phosphatase: MSAPTDRAPRLDHEWLSRVRAALASADGLIVCLDFDGTLAPIVEDPDDATMLPANRRLLRELVDTPSVTVAVVSGRSLDDLRARVGLTGVHYAGNHGLAFEGPDGREVVEAAQGATRTLDATVETLESRLADVPGCTVEDKGLTATVHTRCVPESAVSTVRETTTAVVDAVDGLECHPGKQIVEVRPAVAVGKDRIVDRLRERRPGACVLAVGDDITDEDAFRAAEPAGFGVLVGDRPTAASVRVPDPQGVTLLLGWLVSTCARHPVQPPS, encoded by the coding sequence ATGTCCGCCCCAACTGATCGAGCGCCGCGACTCGATCACGAATGGCTGTCGCGCGTGCGGGCGGCGCTCGCGAGCGCAGACGGCCTGATCGTCTGTCTCGACTTCGACGGCACGCTCGCGCCCATCGTCGAGGACCCCGACGACGCGACGATGCTCCCGGCGAACCGGCGACTCCTCCGGGAACTGGTCGACACGCCGAGCGTCACGGTCGCCGTCGTGAGCGGCCGGTCGCTCGACGACCTCCGCGCTCGTGTCGGCCTCACGGGCGTCCACTACGCCGGCAACCACGGCCTCGCGTTCGAGGGCCCGGACGGACGGGAGGTCGTCGAGGCCGCCCAGGGCGCGACCCGGACACTCGATGCGACCGTCGAGACCCTCGAATCTCGCCTGGCCGACGTGCCCGGCTGTACGGTCGAGGACAAGGGCCTGACCGCGACGGTCCACACCCGGTGCGTCCCCGAATCGGCAGTCTCGACGGTGCGCGAGACGACGACAGCGGTCGTCGACGCGGTCGACGGCCTCGAATGCCACCCCGGCAAGCAGATCGTCGAGGTTCGCCCGGCCGTCGCGGTCGGCAAGGATCGCATCGTCGACCGCCTCCGCGAGCGCCGGCCCGGGGCGTGCGTCCTGGCCGTGGGCGACGATATCACCGACGAGGACGCCTTTCGCGCGGCGGAACCCGCGGGGTTCGGCGTCTTGGTGGGCGATCGCCCGACGGCCGCGTCGGTCCGCGTCCCGGACCCCCAGGGTGTGACTCTCCTGCTCGGCTGGCTCGTGAGCACGTGCGCCCGCCACCCGGTGCAGCCGCCGTCGTGA
- a CDS encoding alpha,alpha-trehalose-phosphate synthase (UDP-forming) → MTHTGEAVEVDRRDDATVAIDDLVLVSNRQPYRHEYDDGKVTVDTPVGGLASAIDPVMQRTDGTWIAWGDGDADFDVVDGDDQVQVPPSDPAYTLERIGLTDYEVRGYYEGYANQALWPLCHTATGRVSFETDHWEQYRDVNAQFADVVSGHVDSDTTVWFQDYHFVLAPRMVRAAAPDAFQMQFFHIPWPAPDVFRLCPQSEAILDGLLGNDLLVFHTPRYCANFLQCVDQHCDGATVDWDTDSVVSEGRTTQLAAIPLGVDAPTIRDTVAADDSVAWAQFRARHDVGEETVAIGVDRLDYTKGIPRRLDALERLFETRPDLRGEFTYIQKGAPSREGIPAYQRLRETVEDRIRALNDRFGTDEWSPVVYTTRTLDRDVLYSLYRHSDMAIVSPLRDGMNLVAKEYVAAQVDSDGVLLLSPFTGAYEQLGEAAVAFDPYDTDRAAEAIERAIEMDDAERWRRMRRLRRAVHETDLAWWLDEAAATADDVRESRTHHNVRPN, encoded by the coding sequence ATGACTCACACAGGAGAGGCAGTCGAGGTCGACCGTCGAGACGACGCCACCGTGGCGATCGACGATCTGGTGCTCGTGTCCAATCGCCAGCCCTACCGACACGAGTACGACGACGGCAAGGTCACGGTCGATACGCCCGTGGGTGGGCTGGCGAGCGCCATCGACCCGGTGATGCAGCGGACCGACGGGACGTGGATCGCCTGGGGCGACGGTGACGCCGATTTCGACGTCGTCGACGGTGACGATCAGGTGCAGGTCCCTCCGTCGGACCCGGCTTACACGCTCGAACGAATCGGTCTCACCGACTATGAGGTCCGCGGGTATTACGAGGGCTACGCCAACCAGGCGCTCTGGCCGCTCTGTCACACGGCGACCGGCCGGGTGAGCTTCGAGACCGACCACTGGGAGCAGTATCGCGACGTCAACGCGCAGTTCGCCGACGTGGTCAGCGGCCACGTCGACAGCGACACCACCGTCTGGTTCCAGGACTATCACTTCGTGCTCGCGCCGCGGATGGTCAGAGCGGCCGCCCCCGACGCCTTCCAGATGCAGTTCTTTCACATCCCCTGGCCCGCGCCGGACGTGTTCCGCCTCTGTCCGCAAAGCGAGGCGATCCTCGACGGCCTGTTGGGCAACGACCTCCTCGTCTTTCACACGCCCCGGTACTGTGCGAACTTTCTGCAGTGTGTCGACCAGCACTGCGACGGTGCGACCGTCGACTGGGACACCGACAGCGTCGTCTCCGAGGGCCGGACCACACAGCTCGCGGCGATCCCGCTCGGAGTCGACGCCCCGACGATCCGGGACACCGTCGCCGCGGACGACTCGGTCGCCTGGGCGCAGTTCCGCGCCAGACACGACGTCGGTGAGGAGACCGTCGCCATCGGCGTCGACCGCCTCGATTACACGAAAGGCATCCCCAGGCGTCTGGACGCGCTCGAACGGCTGTTCGAGACCCGCCCCGATCTGCGCGGTGAGTTCACGTACATCCAGAAGGGAGCGCCGTCTCGGGAGGGCATTCCTGCCTATCAGCGCCTCCGAGAGACCGTCGAGGACCGCATTCGGGCGCTGAACGACCGCTTCGGGACCGACGAGTGGTCGCCGGTGGTGTACACCACACGGACGCTCGATCGGGACGTCCTCTACTCGCTGTACAGACACAGCGACATGGCCATCGTCAGCCCGCTCCGGGACGGGATGAACCTCGTCGCCAAAGAGTACGTCGCCGCGCAGGTCGACTCCGACGGTGTGCTGTTGCTCAGCCCCTTTACAGGTGCCTACGAGCAACTGGGGGAGGCCGCCGTCGCGTTCGATCCCTACGATACGGATCGAGCGGCCGAAGCGATCGAACGCGCGATCGAGATGGACGACGCCGAGCGCTGGCGGCGGATGCGGCGTCTCCGCCGGGCGGTCCACGAGACCGACCTCGCGTGGTGGCTCGACGAGGCCGCAGCGACCGCCGACGACGTCCGGGAATCGCGGACCCACCACAATGTCCGCCCCAACTGA